The following are from one region of the Paenibacillus sp. JZ16 genome:
- a CDS encoding acyltransferase — MVPNKRIIYVDILRILSIVAVIILHYTAEVLTSTNDFHSSSWWISNGFNSISRFAVPVFFMISGAMILRTKITSYREFYAKRVVPLLIPLLTWSLIYGLYNQYYLMRSKLNAYEFVVDFGYRLLTDRNYVHLWFLYAIIAIYMTVPLMSKFIKSCSEKDLRYYLLLWFIVSIAYRFISDAVFRATDQYINIPIMNIPFFMGFLGYFILGYYLFHFELPLKTKSILYNLGIISFFITPVATYFVSLRSGVLDEMFYGNYSVTTFFMAVGLFIFFKEKEARISNQVNHKIQKLISSVSRASFSIYLIHLLVEMMLSGRTEIEATFLEASLSLIVNISIIFAISYITVKVLNLSKTATYILFGGRG; from the coding sequence ATGGTTCCCAATAAAAGAATTATCTATGTCGATATCCTAAGAATCCTATCCATTGTTGCCGTCATCATCCTGCACTACACAGCGGAGGTACTGACCAGCACGAATGATTTCCATTCCTCCTCCTGGTGGATCAGCAACGGGTTCAACTCCATATCCCGCTTCGCCGTGCCGGTCTTCTTCATGATCAGCGGGGCGATGATCCTGCGCACGAAGATTACATCCTACCGGGAGTTCTATGCAAAGCGCGTCGTACCGCTGCTCATTCCCCTTCTGACCTGGTCGCTCATCTATGGCTTGTACAATCAATACTATCTGATGCGAAGCAAGCTGAATGCCTATGAGTTCGTTGTTGACTTCGGGTATCGGCTGCTGACCGACCGGAATTATGTGCATCTGTGGTTCCTGTACGCCATTATTGCCATCTACATGACGGTGCCGCTGATGAGCAAATTTATCAAATCCTGCAGCGAGAAGGATCTCCGGTATTATCTGCTCCTCTGGTTCATCGTCAGTATCGCCTATCGCTTCATCTCGGATGCCGTATTTCGTGCAACGGATCAATACATCAACATTCCCATCATGAACATCCCGTTCTTCATGGGCTTCCTCGGCTATTTTATCCTAGGGTACTATCTCTTCCACTTTGAGCTGCCGCTCAAAACCAAGAGCATTCTATACAATCTGGGCATCATCTCGTTTTTCATCACGCCGGTGGCCACCTATTTTGTCTCGCTGCGCAGCGGTGTCCTGGATGAGATGTTCTACGGCAACTATTCCGTCACCACCTTCTTCATGGCTGTCGGTTTGTTTATCTTCTTTAAGGAGAAGGAAGCCCGAATCAGCAATCAAGTGAACCATAAAATCCAGAAATTGATCAGCTCGGTCTCCCGGGCGAGCTTCAGCATCTATCTGATTCACCTGCTGGTCGAGATGATGTTATCCGGCCGAACCGAGATCGAGGCCACGTTTCTGGAAGCCTCCCTCAGTCTGATCGTGAATATCTCCATCATCTTCGCCATCAGCTACATCACCGTCAAGGTGCTGAACCTAAGCAAGACGGCAACCTACATTCTATTCGGCGGGCGAGGTTAA
- a CDS encoding glycoside hydrolase family 18 protein — MRITIYTKIFIVVLLVGMGLYFYQISAAEDRKITAVYVEAWQDYRHIKLSEKGVDIAFIAFAKIKGTDLYFHEDSTTNNQIKENIKQLKAANPKTQMVLAIGGYGADGFSDASLDGNRYLFTESIINLVKELDLDGVDIDWEYPAFHAWNTQKARPEDTKNFTSLMKELREKLYRLPHKNKKYLLTFASGTQDWYFQNVEVKKVEKYVDYINVMTYDLTGKWSDTTGFNSNLYVDSQGKSKHSIDGIISMYLDHDIDSQKLLLGVPAYSYGWKNVKEAKGTKDGLFAPGTPIDIDKVNLNYKQIEKAYLNKNGFTRYYDNKAKAAYLYDGHTFISYEDQEALKEKVAYIQSKNLGGAMVWQYSQDAEDGIVKYLTEHLNERQQDDKR; from the coding sequence ATGCGGATAACGATATATACGAAAATATTCATTGTGGTGCTGCTTGTCGGTATGGGTCTCTATTTCTATCAGATCTCCGCCGCGGAGGACCGGAAAATCACGGCAGTCTACGTGGAAGCCTGGCAGGATTACCGACACATCAAGTTATCGGAGAAAGGCGTGGACATCGCGTTTATCGCTTTTGCCAAGATTAAGGGAACGGATCTCTATTTCCATGAAGACAGCACAACCAACAACCAGATCAAAGAAAACATCAAGCAGTTGAAAGCGGCGAATCCGAAGACCCAAATGGTCCTGGCTATAGGTGGTTACGGCGCAGACGGCTTCTCCGACGCTTCGCTGGACGGCAACCGGTACCTCTTCACCGAGAGCATCATCAACCTGGTCAAGGAGCTGGATCTGGACGGCGTGGATATCGACTGGGAGTATCCGGCGTTTCATGCCTGGAATACGCAGAAAGCGCGCCCGGAGGATACGAAGAATTTCACCAGTCTGATGAAGGAGCTGCGCGAGAAGCTGTACAGGCTGCCTCACAAGAACAAGAAATATCTGCTGACGTTTGCCTCCGGAACCCAGGACTGGTATTTCCAAAACGTCGAGGTCAAAAAAGTGGAGAAATACGTGGATTACATCAACGTCATGACCTACGACCTGACAGGCAAGTGGTCCGACACCACCGGCTTTAACTCCAATCTGTATGTGGACAGCCAGGGGAAATCCAAGCATTCCATTGATGGAATTATCTCGATGTACCTGGACCATGATATCGACAGCCAGAAGCTGCTGCTTGGCGTCCCTGCTTATTCGTACGGCTGGAAAAACGTGAAAGAAGCCAAGGGCACCAAAGACGGACTCTTCGCTCCCGGAACGCCCATCGACATCGACAAGGTGAACCTCAATTATAAGCAGATCGAGAAAGCCTACCTGAACAAAAACGGCTTCACGCGTTATTACGACAACAAAGCGAAGGCCGCCTACCTCTATGACGGCCATACCTTCATCAGTTACGAGGATCAAGAAGCCTTGAAGGAGAAGGTGGCCTACATCCAGAGTAAGAATCTCGGAGGAGCGATGGTCTGGCAGTACTCTCAGGACGCGGAGGATGGCATCGTGAAGTATCTGACGGAGCATTTGAATGAGAGACAGCAAGACGACAAGCGGTAA
- a CDS encoding class I SAM-dependent methyltransferase: MNSKERFSSRVDSYTKYRPSYPQEVMDYLFDTVGLDGEIADIGAGTGIFSKLLLKRGSCVTAVEPNQAMREAAESDLEGEPGFRMVSGSAEVTGLPDQSVDHIVSAQAFHWFDRDAAQTEFRRILRPGGKVALIWNSRLTQGTPFLEAYEQLLLTYGTDYQEVDQKNISRETLAAFFRGGDMREAKFFNRQTFDYEGLCGRLHSSSYAPLLGHPNHDPMMNELRAIFERNEQAGCVFFDYETKVYWGEV, encoded by the coding sequence ATGAACAGCAAGGAACGGTTTTCGAGTCGCGTCGATTCGTATACGAAGTATCGCCCGAGTTATCCGCAAGAGGTCATGGATTATTTGTTTGATACGGTAGGATTGGACGGCGAGATCGCCGATATTGGCGCCGGGACGGGGATTTTCTCGAAGCTGCTGCTGAAGCGGGGAAGTTGCGTGACCGCTGTGGAGCCGAATCAGGCGATGCGGGAAGCTGCCGAGTCGGACCTTGAAGGCGAACCCGGCTTTCGAATGGTCTCGGGTTCAGCCGAAGTGACGGGACTGCCTGATCAATCAGTGGATCATATCGTGAGCGCCCAGGCCTTTCATTGGTTTGACCGTGATGCCGCCCAAACGGAGTTCCGGCGGATCCTGAGACCGGGCGGAAAGGTTGCGCTGATATGGAATTCCAGGCTCACGCAGGGAACGCCGTTCCTGGAAGCGTATGAGCAGCTGCTCCTTACCTATGGCACCGATTATCAGGAAGTGGATCAGAAGAACATTTCGCGTGAAACGCTGGCTGCTTTTTTTCGGGGAGGGGACATGAGGGAGGCGAAGTTCTTCAATCGGCAGACATTTGATTACGAGGGATTGTGCGGCCGCTTGCACTCGTCATCTTACGCTCCGCTGCTGGGACATCCGAACCACGATCCAATGATGAACGAACTGCGCGCGATATTTGAACGGAATGAGCAGGCTGGCTGCGTGTTTTTTGATTATGAGACAAAGGTGTACTGGGGAGAGGTGTGA
- a CDS encoding glycosyltransferase family 2 protein encodes MQYFFYGLAGVFLVFQTLYTFIPLLCSKVKKLNPDLAEKSISVLVPAYNEELTIRNCIDAMAGLRYSNYEIMIINDGSKDGTLSALDELLDLEPSTRSADSKLNYKPIKGFYRSNRYRHIYVIDKMNGGKADSLNAGIDHAASDIVITLDADSMLEADSLKYVNQYFHDNDIIALGGTVKIVQGAARDKNGAIVEKFRGRGLIKSQIINYTHGFYVRKLTQSYFNSIVVISGAFGAFYKDVLVHVEGFRSTVGEDIDITLKIHEYIKANQLKKKLVYAPEAVCYTECPENLPNFYKQRIRWQKAFIDCILIYWSRLSRKFSVSVSLFFAIDGFMLGTLSAFTTIFYLGQTLIVGGNLLHAIIFLLMSVLLNAAQIIIALYLCRKYGSTYTFSDYMKMFLFSQAELLTYRNLLLYINIAGTFKYFDNDEGWGFVERKGVAAISQNIAAGSN; translated from the coding sequence TTGCAGTACTTTTTTTATGGATTAGCCGGCGTATTTCTCGTGTTTCAAACCCTGTATACCTTCATCCCGCTGCTGTGCAGCAAGGTGAAGAAGCTAAATCCCGATCTCGCCGAAAAATCAATCTCTGTGCTCGTCCCCGCTTACAACGAGGAGCTGACGATTCGAAATTGCATCGATGCCATGGCGGGCTTGCGCTACAGCAACTATGAGATCATGATCATCAACGACGGCTCCAAGGACGGAACCTTATCCGCCCTAGACGAGCTTCTGGATTTGGAGCCGAGTACCAGATCGGCCGACAGCAAGCTGAACTACAAGCCGATAAAAGGATTCTATCGCTCGAATCGCTACCGCCATATTTACGTTATCGATAAGATGAATGGCGGAAAAGCGGATTCGCTGAATGCCGGAATCGATCATGCCGCCTCCGATATCGTCATCACCCTGGATGCGGACAGCATGCTGGAAGCCGACTCGCTCAAGTATGTGAATCAATATTTTCACGATAACGACATCATTGCGCTGGGCGGTACCGTCAAAATTGTACAGGGCGCCGCGCGGGACAAGAACGGGGCCATCGTTGAGAAGTTTCGCGGAAGAGGGCTCATCAAGAGCCAGATCATCAATTATACGCACGGCTTCTACGTCCGCAAACTCACGCAATCGTATTTTAATTCCATCGTGGTGATTTCAGGCGCGTTTGGCGCCTTCTATAAAGACGTTCTCGTTCATGTTGAGGGCTTCCGCAGCACGGTCGGGGAGGATATCGACATTACGCTGAAAATCCACGAGTACATCAAAGCCAATCAGTTGAAGAAAAAACTCGTCTACGCTCCCGAAGCGGTATGCTACACCGAATGTCCGGAGAATCTACCCAACTTCTATAAGCAGCGCATCCGCTGGCAAAAGGCCTTTATTGACTGCATCCTCATCTATTGGTCCAGGCTGTCCCGAAAATTCAGCGTCAGCGTGAGCCTGTTCTTTGCGATTGACGGATTTATGCTGGGGACACTCTCCGCGTTTACTACGATTTTTTATCTGGGGCAGACCCTGATCGTTGGCGGAAACCTCCTGCATGCCATCATCTTCCTGCTGATGAGCGTGCTGCTGAATGCGGCACAGATCATAATCGCCCTGTACTTATGCCGTAAATATGGCAGTACCTATACATTTTCCGATTATATGAAGATGTTCTTGTTCAGCCAAGCGGAGCTGTTAACCTACCGAAATTTGCTGTTGTACATTAACATTGCGGGGACATTCAAATATTTTGACAATGATGAAGGCTGGGGCTTCGTGGAGCGCAAAGGCGTGGCCGCCATCAGCCAGAACATCGCCGCAGGATCGAATTAA
- a CDS encoding DinB family protein has product MNFDIKEAVEILERTPVTLEHMLSGLSDGWLRSHEGDGTWNAMEVIEHLIEGERTNWIPRLEFMLQEGEGKPFPPFDRYAHLNEPGGGSIDQKLHAFKVIRAQNLVKLKDLMESGPNLERTGLHPAFGVVKLRELLSTWVVHDLTHTSQIVRVLAERYRDDVGPWIEYLGILKRR; this is encoded by the coding sequence ATGAATTTTGATATCAAGGAAGCCGTTGAGATTCTGGAGCGAACCCCCGTCACCTTGGAGCACATGTTATCCGGTTTATCGGATGGGTGGCTTAGGAGCCATGAAGGGGATGGCACCTGGAATGCCATGGAAGTGATTGAGCACCTAATCGAAGGTGAGCGGACCAATTGGATACCGCGGCTGGAGTTTATGCTGCAGGAAGGGGAGGGCAAGCCGTTTCCGCCCTTTGACCGTTACGCTCACTTAAACGAACCTGGAGGGGGATCTATCGATCAAAAGCTGCATGCATTTAAGGTTATCCGTGCTCAAAACCTGGTTAAACTAAAGGATCTAATGGAATCCGGGCCTAATCTCGAACGGACGGGCCTGCACCCGGCATTCGGTGTGGTGAAGTTGAGAGAGCTGCTGTCGACGTGGGTGGTGCACGATTTAACGCATACCTCTCAAATCGTGCGGGTGTTGGCCGAGCGTTACCGAGATGACGTGGGGCCTTGGATCGAGTATCTGGGAATCCTGAAGAGACGATAA
- a CDS encoding phosphatidate cytidylyltransferase, with protein MDSSLLTLILIFSVLSVIQLLYYVMSKTQPNIDYTEVGFRIKTWWGMLVIFCLATLLNPVVSLLSLMVLTFFTLKEYFSMIKTRKADRRLFLWAYLTIPVQFYWIYIEWYGMFIVFIPIYVFLVLPLPRLINKGTVGFMRSVSSTQWGLMLMVFGLSHLAYFQFATPQYGAGLVLFLVVLTQLNDVVHTIASLYFGRRRIVPTSNPNLTWEGFACAFIATTASSYLIYPYLTPLSPTFGLLSGMLISLAGFFGSLTVSVLKRDLLIGDDGRFDALKKSYLSRVDSLTYTSPIFFHFIRYFYDFM; from the coding sequence ATGGACAGCTCGCTTTTAACCTTAATTCTAATATTCTCCGTCTTGTCGGTCATCCAGCTGCTCTATTATGTGATGAGCAAGACGCAGCCGAATATCGACTATACGGAAGTCGGATTTCGCATCAAAACCTGGTGGGGCATGCTGGTCATCTTCTGCTTGGCCACGCTTCTGAATCCTGTGGTTTCCCTGCTATCCCTTATGGTGTTAACCTTCTTTACGCTCAAAGAATATTTCTCGATGATCAAAACACGAAAAGCCGATCGTCGTTTGTTTCTATGGGCGTATTTAACCATACCCGTCCAATTCTATTGGATCTACATCGAATGGTACGGGATGTTTATCGTGTTTATTCCGATCTATGTATTCCTGGTGCTGCCGCTTCCGCGGTTGATTAACAAAGGCACCGTCGGCTTTATGCGTAGCGTCAGCTCCACCCAATGGGGTCTGATGCTCATGGTGTTCGGTCTCAGCCACCTGGCCTATTTCCAATTCGCCACGCCTCAGTATGGAGCAGGGCTGGTGCTGTTTCTCGTCGTCTTAACGCAGCTAAACGATGTGGTGCACACAATCGCTTCACTCTATTTTGGGAGAAGGAGAATCGTGCCCACCTCGAACCCGAATCTGACCTGGGAAGGCTTTGCCTGCGCGTTTATCGCAACCACCGCAAGCTCCTATCTCATCTATCCCTATCTGACGCCGCTTAGCCCGACGTTTGGCCTTCTGTCCGGTATGCTGATCAGCCTCGCCGGATTCTTCGGCAGCTTGACGGTTTCGGTGCTGAAGCGCGATTTGTTAATCGGGGATGACGGGCGGTTCGATGCCTTGAAGAAAAGCTATCTGAGCCGGGTCGACAGCCTGACCTATACCTCACCAATCTTTTTTCATTTCATCCGTTACTTTTACGACTTTATGTAG